The genomic segment CCCTAAAGCTCTCACTAGTCAGCCACAGTTTCTTCTGGATGATAAAAACAACTTCATCACCATCCTGAACAGAGTCAATTGCTTCCCAGTGCAAAGCACTTAGGTACTTCTTTACAAAATCAATCACTGCCTGTTTATCCCGGATGATCACGAAACCAGTGGGCCGAAGCACACGATCCATCTCAATTAATAGATCCTCAAGACTGCAACCTCTCTTTTCTACGTCAGAGAAGATACTCCATGCATGAAGTAAATCATAGGTTCTGGGGTATGTTGAGAATGCTTCACACCTGTTTAAGATTACCACATCAAAACTCTTGCTTATTCATCAGTAGTTAACAGGTTAGAAAACGAAATGAATACGCAGAAATTTGTCAAAGAAGCAACAAATATGTAAGCAATCTAGCTTCAATACCAGTCATGAGTAGATCCTATGAGACCTCTGTCATATATGAGCTTAAGTGTATTGACTCCATCATGGGGCACAACATTCATAACCCAAACATTCTTGTCTATAAGAGCTGCCGCAAATGAACCCATGTATGCTTTCATATCCATAATATTCCTCAACGTGTTTGATGCAATTTTTGGACTCAAGAGATCCCAGTACTTCGCAACTCTCCTTTGCCATAGTTCCTGCAGATGACCAAATTTAAGCCAACAATTGATTTATCTAAAATAATATCGCTGTACTATAAAGATAGTTATGATCATTAACAAGAAGATCAAATATAATTCTGATTACCGTATCCTTTTCAAACATTTCATTTGAATAGCCAAAGTCAGATAGTCTAGGAGGAGGTGTAGTCAATCTGGCAGGCCATGCGGCTAAACCACTACCCTCGGCTCTGTTGTCATCTGATAAAATAAACAATGCTGGAATTTTTCAGTTTACTGACGTAGGATCTGGGGATGCATGGCACTAAAGTAGCAACTAAAAATTGATACTTGAAAGGAAATCACTAGAATCCATGGAATGCAAAATCCATCAAATAACACAGAAAAGACTACTCACGCTCACTGTAACGTGTTATGCATGCTTCCATATTTACTCCCCAAACTGCATCTGGGTCATCATCAGACTGGCAAAGAGGAGGGTGAGCATCAGGTCCTCTTTCCATATAGCAGTCGTTAGTCCCATGTTTTTGCCAGACAACAGTTTGGTTCCTCTTTGCTGCTATTTTCCAACACATACGCTCCACAAGCTCACTCATTTCTTTCCATATCTTGAGATTCTCTTCATCCTGGGCATATGCCTCGGGAGATGAGTATGCAAAATAACCTCCTGGTCGGAGCAATCGGTCTAGTTCAAGAAGTAGTATTCCATCTCTTTGAAGCCAATCAATTCGACAGCGAGAACAATGAACAAGCTCAAAAGATCGGCTGGGGTAAGGGAGTCTTTTTGTTCCAAGGATACCAAGATATGCAGGAATTCCTCTTTCTAGGGCAAATTGAATTTGATTCTGATGCACATCATTTGGTGCCAAGGACATTGCAATGATATCGGATGATAGAAGATATCCTCCAAAACTTGCAACACCGCAGCCAACATCAAGCACTGTCCGTAATCTTCCTTCATTGTTTAGATTATTGTTTGAAAAGTTAAGCATCTGGCAAAGTAAACTGGAATTTTCAGATAATGATTTATGTGTCAAATGCAAGCAAATCTAGATAAACAGAATTTACCAGACAACTAGCACTGTTAAGCCTGGTACTTGTAAGCATAATAACTGAATTTTTACAGGCAGAACCATTAAAGTCGACAACTAGCATTGTTAAGCCTGGTACTTGTAAGCATAATAACTGAGGCAGAACCATTAAAGTCGACAACTAGCACTGTTAAGCCTGGTACTTGTAAGCATAATAACTGATTTTTTACAGGCAGAACCATTAAAGTCGACAACTAGCACTGTTAAGCCTGGTACTCGTAAGCATAATAACTGAATTTTTACAGGCAGAACCATTAAAGTCGACAACTAGCATTGTTAAGCCTGGTGGTACTTGTAAGAATAATAACTGATTTTTTACAGGCAGAACCATTAAAGTCGGATGCAGACTTACATTTGCAATTGATGCAATGTATTTATCAGCTCCATAGTGAAAATGAGTTCCACCTCCAGGGAACATTATTTTGTCACCTTTTTCAACCATCCAATTCTGGTCAGACTTCTCATGTGCCAGGTGAGTGTGTGGGATATTTGCTTTCCACACCTCATCTCTGCTCTGTGGCCACTTAATAGGGACCTGCAACATTATAGAAACAGCAAATGTTGGAGTGGAACAATACATGTCTATCAGAGGATATGTTAGAAATAACATCTATTCAAACTAATCTTCACCTTGTATCCTGATGGAGGAGGGATTAAGCAATTGTAACGCCTTTCTGCAGGTGGACAATGTCTCTCATAGTGCTCCATTACAGACAGGTCCAACTTCATCCTCATTTGATAGATGAGGTGTCTATCTAGGCATGGAATCAACTCCGAATGACGATCATCACAAACCTTCAAAAGCATAAACATCATAAACACTGTGAGATTTATGAAGAGCCAGATGTAAATTTAAATGGTGTACATGAACTTGATTGTTTCCACTTATTTATCTATGAAAGTATAACTTATTTTCATTATGTAAACAAGAAAATTGTTGCTTGATTGGGATGTTATTGTGGATGTGGACAAGAAACTAGTTTTCTTCAGCTTTTACTTTTCCATTTATGATACATTTTAAGCCTCTTACGTAACATGTTATATTTATCAAAACTTATCCAACTCTCAAGCGTGGCCTTCCGAGTTTAGCAACcgaaattcaaataaaacagTATATAAGAGAGTTCATAATACTAATACCACTGATTAAACCAAATAGCAAtagcaaaaacaaaaaattagagATGTTACATTAAGCATGAATGATAGCAATAGCAATAAAATGGATTGAGAAAGAATGTATGCGCCCTATGTCTAAGCTTACAAATCAACATACAGGGAAACTCTTTGAGAAAATATTTGCCTCCCCTTCTCCCTGCTTGAAGCTTGCCGAAGATTCATCTCGATTGCCATCATTGTCATCCTCTGCACCTAAATATGATGAGCCAAGTCTTTTCAATGATCTTCCATATTCAAGAGCAGATGACCCACTATTCTGAGAACCAAAGATGGATCCGCCATACACATACAGAAAACCAAGAAAAAATGCCACAAAAAAGAGGAAAGCAACTGTATGCTTTTGTTGCAATCCATCAGATCTCCCCCTCGGCATTTATTAGTTGAAAGTATAAATCCAAACTGCAATTTTCACTGTTCAGTTACGGTCTAAAAAAATCTTGATTTGCCAGACATTCAATGTCAAATTACCGACTTGAAACCCCCGTTAAGGTAGCAATCTTAGTTCCTCAAATCATAAACAAGACAAACAGTTTCCTCGCAGTACACTGACTAAATGATTGACCTGCAAACAAGGGAAGATCAATTATCAAACGAGATACAGAAATTCATTTGTTGTCGTTGTTTTACTTTTGATTAAATCATAGTGCTTAAAGGAATAAAGAATATTATACCATAATCGCAGACCATTATTACACTTTTTCATCATGAAAACATCTAAACTGTACTAAGGAAAACCAATTGAAATACAAAAGCCAATTTCAAACATCTTTATGACAACAGATCCGTGTAAGGAACCTTAAAATAGCTCTATAACCTTGTGGGATGAAGTTCAATGAGAAATGTAAACAAGGAACAACCAGCAAAGAAAGATTTTCACAGCACCAAGGAcattcataaacaaaatataaaggataataGCAATCAATTGGCCAAGCGCAGGCAGCCCGGACAAACCTACCCTGGCCAATGAGAAATAACCAAATACAAGAAAATCTATTGATTGTTAAGATATTGTCAAACATGTACAATCCTAGAGTGTGTCTCAAGCAATTGTAATTTAGTCCAACAATAAGTTACCACTCAATTCACAAGATTCACTCCTAGTTTTCAGcaattttttttggataaaacATACCAATGAAgaagattattaaaaaaagaaaaataaataaatgaaattgaagagagCCGTTATGCTTGCTATTGAAGTGACAGCAGACCAGTGAAAACAATGGATCCGAATCACCCCTTAAAAGAAACATGATCTAAGGTGACAACTTACAAGTAAACAAATTCTTTTACACGTATATGATTCAGACTTAGATGGACTTGAATCGAGCAACATGAACTATCTCAATGACAAACACTACCCTACAGTTAAACTGAAGTTTCAGATCTAGCCCAATACAAAACAATAATCACTAGCACTAAAACGTGTAATACTTATTAACAACACCAAATCACATAAGAGAGT from the Vigna angularis cultivar LongXiaoDou No.4 chromosome 3, ASM1680809v1, whole genome shotgun sequence genome contains:
- the LOC108325840 gene encoding probable methyltransferase PMT3; protein product: MPRGRSDGLQQKHTVAFLFFVAFFLGFLYVYGGSIFGSQNSGSSALEYGRSLKRLGSSYLGAEDDNDGNRDESSASFKQGEGEANIFSKSFPVCDDRHSELIPCLDRHLIYQMRMKLDLSVMEHYERHCPPAERRYNCLIPPPSGYKVPIKWPQSRDEVWKANIPHTHLAHEKSDQNWMVEKGDKIMFPGGGTHFHYGADKYIASIANMLNFSNNNLNNEGRLRTVLDVGCGVASFGGYLLSSDIIAMSLAPNDVHQNQIQFALERGIPAYLGILGTKRLPYPSRSFELVHCSRCRIDWLQRDGILLLELDRLLRPGGYFAYSSPEAYAQDEENLKIWKEMSELVERMCWKIAAKRNQTVVWQKHGTNDCYMERGPDAHPPLCQSDDDPDAVWGVNMEACITRYSEHDNRAEGSGLAAWPARLTTPPPRLSDFGYSNEMFEKDTELWQRRVAKYWDLLSPKIASNTLRNIMDMKAYMGSFAAALIDKNVWVMNVVPHDGVNTLKLIYDRGLIGSTHDWCEAFSTYPRTYDLLHAWSIFSDVEKRGCSLEDLLIEMDRVLRPTGFVIIRDKQAVIDFVKKYLSALHWEAIDSVQDGDEVVFIIQKKLWLTSESFRDTE